AAAACCAGCGAGtcccggcgaacggcggcggacggctccggcgagcggggcgtcggcggcgtcggcggtggcgctACGCAGCGGCAGcggactgcggcggcggcggcagccagTGGGCGGCGCGGGTGgaggggaggcagcggcggcggcgacagaaggcggcggcggcggcgtcgatctAGGCGGCGCGACGAGGAGAGGAGAGAcggggcccggggcggcggcggcgtcgatctgcggcggcgcggcgaggagaggagagacggggcccggggcggcgccctttataggtggggaggggaggaggtggcgtggaggagggtaaGGGgaggcgtagggcggcggcggttTTCGTGGAGGTCACGGCGCGGCGGCGTGCTGGCTCGGGAGTCCTTCCCGAGCTTGGGGACgacgaggaggtgggctgggccgcggcctggcctgggagctgcGCCGGCCCAGTTTgtcggagggagagagaggagagagagagcagtgctgggcttcggcctggcacttTTCGAAGAGTTTTTTTaacagagagaaaaagaaaaggaatgaataaaatataaataaaatattatataggcatataatatatcaaaattttcagaaaaagattttctacaacatgaacatttttctaaagtcaaataaaatcctcaaaaattcaaataaatcaaacagtgctactgccttaataaaatccaataaaaatcattttaaaataccaaaatgatttcaaatttatttctctccaattttctgatgtagggaatcatgttaccctattttctgtataattttattttggagaaaaataatttgaataaaacccaaataactccaaattgaaaataatttccaaaaggactttaaattagatccttttaaacttccaactcatatttcatatattttgaagaagtcattttatcttctctcgtgaaaatcattgagttgcataaagtttcagaattggaatattctcaaatgaaattcaaatattttcaacaccccttgtcatttaaataaatggaagaagtcatgtcatcttctctcgagggttttgtgatgaaaagaatttgaattcatggagatcataaaagcaaaaatgaaagtttgggaaagtccttttattccctctcatttaactttcaaaaggtttcgaattccactcactttcagtcaatcaatcaaaccatcaatccaatctatctgtttattatagcattccaaaatttagaattttgggatgttacaccgagttggcttgacattttctctgttgccttattgcttcacttcggtctcaccgagttgacgcaATCAGTGCCACTGAGTttatgtttgccctaagccctagcacatcggtcccaccgagttgttctagtcggtctcaccgagattcctaacgttcatattttgaactaaatcggtctcaccgagtttatctattcggtctgactgagttgggtcaaatgtgtgtaacggttggattttgtgtggaggctatatatacccctccacccccttctccattagaGAGAaagccattagaacgtgcctacacttccagcatatattttctgagagagaaccacctactcatgtgttgagatcaagatataccaatcctaccacaagaatcttgatttctagccttccccaagttgctttccactcaaatcatctttccaccatatccaaatctgtgagagagagctgagtgttggggagactatcatttgaagtacaagagcaaggagttcatcatcaacacaacatctattaccttttggagagtggtgtctcctagattggttatgtgtcgcttgggagcctccgacaagattgtggagttgaaccaagaagtttgtaagggcaaggagatcgcctacttagtgaagatctacccgagtgatgcaagtccttcgtgggcgatggtcatggtgggatagacaagcttgcttcttcatggacccttcatgggtggagccctccgtgcactcgcgcaaccattacccttcgtgggttgaagtctcagtCAACGTGggcgtacaatagcaccacctatcggaaccacgccaaaaatctccgtgtatccattgcatttgcactctccaaacccttctctttaccttTATATGCAATGTTTTagtttccgctgctacactcttagaattgcatgtgtaggttgattgcttgacttgtactagttgctaaaatctgcccacaactaaaattgggaaaaggttagatttttatttggtcaagtagtctaatcaccccctctagacctacttccGATCCTACAAATATTTTCTCATATTCTTCACTCCACTAAAACTCAACAGATCATAATTCCCTTAAGCGTGTGACACTATAGGTTCGGTGGaatatagacatgaacaaaacttcCTTCCGTTCAATGATCCACaacggaaccgtggacatccatttTAACCCCTATATCCACAtgaatgatatttgagtgaaccttttGTTATCATATGTTATTCCATTTGCTTCGCGATACGTtcaaaacccgaggtgagatatgTCGGTATTCTcctgagtcatacacatgctcactataccggcctcctcgttaccggttttgttctttttCCTCGTTATCATGTCCTGGCATCCCTGTGAGCTCGCTCACATGTGTatggccagatgatgatggatgtCATCACACCCAGAgcgccctaagaatatctctccatcatcggaggagaaaatcccactcttgagctctCTAGCCCCTTGTCATACTTTTCGAcaaacctgtaagttgtcgttatgatcatcgTGTTACATATGACGTTGGAGCAACCCCAAAGTGTATCGTCTAGTATAAAGTGACTCGatgctctcatggtctaaggaactagaCATACATTAACTCTCTGTGTTATTACAATAGACTTGCGACGATAACATCTCTAGTATAACAAACAacttgggtcaattcaatatgatcgttcttctaacatcatactCTTAATGTTGTTGGCATCCTCGTTGTGCTTTCACCATGGCAAAGTTAGGGATTTGTTTCTTTGAAAATATGGCAATTTTAGGATTGTGCCATGGGCTCATGGCAAAAGTTAGGGATTTTGTTCGGTAAAAAATATggcatttttaaaaaaaattgtaagtGGGCACATGGCAAATTTAGGAGATTTGATCTCTAACAAAGATGGCAAATGTAGCAAATTGCATTGGACACATGACAAAATTAGAAGATTTGTTCTTTGAAAAAGATGGCAAATTTAAGAATTTCTCCATGTGTTCAATAAAAGAGTATGCTCCCGTAATATCCATACTAACTCGAATGCATAAACAAACATTTTGCCATGATGTGGTAAAACTAAAGGTTTTCTACATTTCAAAGCATTTTCAAATATTGCCATGATGTGGTAAAACTAAAGGTTTTCTACACACTTTCACCTAAATTTGCAATGCGACCAGTCCAATTATTTTTACACAAAAAATGCCATGTTCTATAAATCAATTCTTCATAATTTTGCCATGTAACCATTACAAAATTTCTAAATTTTGCCATGATGTAGTGGGAcaaaaaaattctaaatttttcatGTGCTCAGTCCAAAACAATTTCCCTCAACGGTCTCCTCCTCTCGTTACCTCTCTCTCTTTCCATGTCACGTcgagctcgccttcgagctccCATGGCGCCGCAGCAACCCATCTCACATGTGCGCCACCTCCACCGCCCGACCTTGCCTCTATCGCCTCCTGCACAGCGGCCTGCAGCACCGCCGCGGCTCGCCTCTCTCCAGCGAGGAGATGCATGGACGTGTCCGCGTTTGCCTCGAGCTCCCCGCGGGGGCCACCCCTGAGAGGCTGGGGGTGGTGCACCATCACGACGACTTCCGCTGGAGCCGCGCCACCGTTGCCTCTCGCCGCGCGCGCCAACACAAGCGCCAACACAAGTAGCCCAGCCATGGTCGCCGGATGGACGCGTTCGCACACAAACGACTCCAGACAAAGTTTTTTTTGGTGTGGTGAGCATGCATCAAGATTGGTGCGCCCAATCTAACGGTTCTACAGTCGTTCGCTGGGAGGAGCCACTATCATTTCCCCAAGATATACTGAGGGAGCCGAGTCTCTTCTTTTAGGGGAGGGAGTCGAGTCTTTACACCGTGTAATCAAGCAGGCTCACCAGAATCATGTCCTTGTAAAAGTACTAATACAACACGAGATATTCTAGATCTTAGAGTATCTCCAGCCACGCCCACAACAGGCCCTTTCCAAACGTTTTTACCGTACCGGCGCCCAAAAATTGGCCCAATCGCGTCCCAGAAACCCATTTTTCGCCGGCTTGGACCGAAATCGGCGCCGGCGAATCTAGGCCGAACTCAGGGCGCTGGGGGCGCCGCggcgagcggttttggcgcgaaagcgccgcaggcccgccgagtcagcggcacgcgcctcgtcttccccgaaacgcccagccttgccattgattcctcacgggcggcgcatcaCGGGCGGGCGGGCGCGGCGACGCCTCCCCTTCCGCCACGCGTTCACACGGCCTGGGGCTATAAAACCCGAGGCTCCCCTTCGCTGCTGGCCACACCAGCCCGAGCCGCCGAGCCCAAACCAGTCGCCGTCCCACTCGTCCGCCGCCGAGCTCTGCCGTCTCCCCTTCCCtccccttccccttttccccctctccATGGCCAAACGCTTCCCCGGCGACaccgcggcggccaacggcttcagcCGCCGCTCGCACCAGGAGTGGGAGGCGTGGCTGctgttcgaggccaacatcccggcgccgccggacatgcgcgccgggccgacagGGTGGAAGCTCAGCAACGGGGGCGTCCCcatcccccgttgcccgacgccgacGCGCGCCCCGGCATCTTCGCTgccgaggtcgaccgcgtgcgTTCGTCCCTGACCGACGAGCAGcgcgccctcccccagtacgccgctgACAATCGCGCGGCGTGGGTGGAGTACTGCAtcggctggcgtccaccaacggggcgccggtgctGGGCGGCCTCAAGAACAGTGACGGCCGCCGtgtctggtggggcgtccccggccgcacactccaCGAGGTGCTggcgtacctcgagggcggcaacgacccgccacTCGCCTACCCTGTCGCCGCGGCcgcggtcgccccccccccccccccggagcgcCGGGCCATGGGTGCCAAGGAGGTTCGGCGCCTCcttctcttcctcctcgtcctcccgctcctcctcccactcttcCGGCTCCGCCGGAGCTGTTCCGCGTCAAGGCCAAGCCCgccgcggagacgccgctcggccggcgcacccgcagcgccggcatcgtcatcaacgagggtggcAGGCGCGCCCCCTCCTCGGCTCCTCCGCGCTCCATGAAGCCAAAGACGGAGTCGGGGCTCGCCGCCGTCAAGACGGAGCTGGGGCTCCCCGTCGCGAAGACATAGCCCGAACTCGCCGCCGGCGTCCAGGAGGAGGAGCTCGACGACGCGGCGGCTCTGAAGTGGGCGCGCGAGGACTGGGCGCATACGGAGCTGCAGCGCCAGTGCCTCGCCTATGAGGCCTTCGAAGCTCGGCGCCGGGGTCGGGACGAGGGAGGCGTggtcgtcctcgacgacagcgacaacgacgacgtGCCGCCGCCACCGGTCCGTCATGGAGACGCcaggcaggggtccagcaggggcggccgcgccatcaaggaggccgccgccgccgacgaggacgacggcggcgacatAGGCGACTTCGCTGCGCTCAGCGACTTCTTCACCCCGTAGTTGTTTTTTTTTTTTAATAACTTATGTAAACGCCGAACATGTCCAATATTTATGTTTAAGTTTGCCGAATTTAGCCGAACTTTGCCgaattttattttttcaaaataaaaacCCGCGCCTAGTGGGCGACCCTGTGGCGAGCGGCGCCCCCGCGCCGAttttagcgccggctcgcccccagggggcgcttaaaatcgccgcctggggtgccaacggctggagatgctcttaggccctTAACACTCTGCCTTCCCGGTGAATCACTGTTATCCAAGTCGAAGGAAGGACATTCTGAAACTGAAACTGCAGTTCCAATCTTCATATAACACAAAGAGACCATCTCCTCCAGTCCAAAGTGCCAGGCAAAACTCCATACCAAAACAATTATACTCAAGTATATATAGAGGAAGGTTGTCTCTTAACCACAAGCTATAGATATATCATCAGGTTTTCCCTTGTCGTGTCGGTATGTCGCCAGTAGCACTTGCATCAGAGTCACCTAGACTCACAACGACCATCCTAGTCATTCTTGCCCGTGAACATCGTGGCAAGATAACGGACCAGTGACACCAGCCACTGCCAGAAGAGGACGGCGAAATTTTTGGCCTTGGGTTTGGGCTGAGGCCTCGGCCCAAACAGACCTTTGTATAGCTCCCTCTGCTTCTGGTACATCGCTTTATCTTGTTCCGCCAGCGACCGAAGCTCCCGCATGATCTCCTTGTCTTCCGGGGAGTGTTTCTTGGCTTTCAGGAAGTCCTCCCTCGCTGATTCTGTCTGGCCGAGCTCGGCTCTAGCTTTTCCACGTCTGAACAGCGCTTTCACGTTGGTTTCGTCCTCTGACAGCACCTGGAAAATAGTATTATGCAATGACAGATCATCTAAACAGTAACTGGTCGAGTCTTTCCACAAAAATAAGGGGCAAAATTGCAGTACAACACGAGATTATTCAGTCGGCCAATATCAAGGCATACCAACTTTGTGATGATTTAAATTAAAGTTAGGAGCCAAAACATAAGCAGCTCAGCCAAACTATTTCAAATTCTAAAATACCATCACAGACTGATACTTATAATGCAAGGAGAGCATTCTACCCTTATTTGGTCCATATATGCTTGCATATAATAACTATAAATCATTcacaaaaaaataatataaatacaATAACTATAAAAAAGAACTGAACCCTTGGGGGAACAAACCCGAAGGAATTGTACTTTTTACGTCGAGAAAAGGCCCCAAACACCGTCCCACACCTGCTACAGCGGCGCAATGGTCAACCCTTACACACACAGGGAACACAAAGCAGTGGGTTTTTTTGTGAGAACCAGGGTTCAAGCCCTGGTCACTAGCCCCATACTCGGAGGTCTGAGTGCCGTGCTAGACGCATGTTCTCGCATATCACAAGTATAGTTTAGTGTTTTTGAAAATTTGAATATCAAACCAAATATCTACTTTACACAAAGCTATACAGAGATCCAAACTAGAGGACCTCATGTGATGTAAGCGATGAGTGAAAGAGTGAAGTTCATGAAATAATATAGAACTGATGAACTTACAATGCTACACTGTGCGATAGCTTCGTCAAATCTCTTTTGTTTGATCAGGCAAGCAGCCATGTTGAGATGGCACGGGTTTTTCACAGCCAAAGCCATATCTCTGTACTTCCCAAACAACTGAAACATGAAATCATCTCCCATATACGCAACAGCCTGGAAAAGAGAAAGCAGTAGAACACCATCAGCTCGAGCATCTCAAAAAATAAAAATGTTGAAAATTTCCAAGTAAAGCAGATCACGAACCATCTCATATTGCTGCATAGCCTCCTCAAATTTCTTCTCTTTAAAGTAATCGTTGCCCTCAAGCTTCCTCCTATCCGCTGCTTCAATCCTCTCTTCTACCGTCATGTCACTACGAGCTTTTCCCTGATTTATTCAGACATGTTGCCATGCTTATGAGGTTTTCTTAGAAAAATCCAGTGTCTGAGAAAGGGTAATTAAAATTGTGATAAGCTATTCAGACATCTCAGTCTACTACCAAAAGTATCAAAGCAACCGATTAGTGTTCTACATTCAAAAAATTGGCTCTATTTCTTTATTAAGCCATTCTTTGGTTGGAGTGGTGATGGGGCAGGTAAGGGTGTTTGCCATTACCTCTTTAGCATCATCAAAACCAATGAGTTCAACTTCATATATAAGGTCTGCTGATGGAGGGACATTCGGGAATGAAAAGCTTCCTTCTTTCCCATAGCCTAGCTCCCAGCTAACATGCAACAGTGCACGTTCCCCACttttcatgtgaccaacaccaatACCCAAACCAGACATTTGCTTTTTCTCTGTAGATGAAAATAGAATACTTCAAAATTACCACACAGGCAATTGCCTTTGATAGTTATTTGATACACTCAGCTAGCAAGTGATTTTATAAAAGTAATGCGAATGCAAACTCTTCAAATTTTATTAGAATAGCAAGGGAAGGTGTGAGTAACCAACTGGTGGACTAATAATAAACTAACTACTTTAGTAACCTTCCCTCTTAAAATCAACCTCATACCACTAGAAAACCAGAATATTACCAAAATAAGTCCGAATCTGAATCTTACAGCCCTGCACCGGATTGAAATTATAAATGACATGTATGCAGCAGAGACAAACTGAGGATAAAATAAGTGAAATAAATGTATTTGTACCTTTTCCGATGACAATTTCAACTGGATGCTGTTCTTGCCAGGTATCCTCAAATTTATGCATAGAGCTTTGTACCCATGCTCTGTAATGCACTGTAAATCAAGGTTGGAAACAACCATTATTTCACAGTTATCTCCTTCAAACCACCAAATAAATATCTAAATATATACATCCTCTGAAACTTAGACAGGACAGCATACTGATAAATTAAAGTAAGATCCACTTCAATCAAGATCCTGAACAGACAAATATATTAATGTCCTTTACAGAAGCAGCCTACATATTCATAACAAAAGAGCAAAGCTGAAATATGAGAGGAGAAAAGTAAATCGATGTCATTACCCACTTAAAGGGGACAAAGGATAAACAAAAGGGGCATTACATTTCAATGTCAAATACAAGTAAGAAGGCAGGAAACGGTGATGAATAAAACATGACACATGCAGTACAAAGTTACAGAGATTATGCCCTCGTAACCAGTTATATGAATTAAAACTGTAGATGGGGTGAGtgccatctcatggtcatcaatcAGGATTACCGAATATTTGAAGTTTGAAATGTATTTCCTTCAAAAAAAAAAGCTTGGAATGCTTTTCTAGGCTATCAGGATATGTGATAACAACCTTCTGGCATGGTACCAGTGAACATGTTAATTAAGTGAATTATAATATACAAGAAAGACTAGAGCAGGTTGCATAGATTGGTACCATCATTCTAGAAATCAACGACGTAACCAAGACTCAAATGTTTGTGTCATACTTACCAAAGCACGTAGAAAATTTTGAGGGTATCTTCCCATGGCCTTCTTTAATGACTTGCTTCTTAACTTTATCATGGAGAACTTCCATATCAGTTGTTACGACAGGTGGGGCACTGCCATCTTGGGGGAGTTCAGTACGCGCAAAAGGAGCATCCTCTACTGTTATCTCATCATCACTAGAACCTAAAATTATCAGAACATAAATCAGCATCAATGGGCAAAAGGCAGTGAGGTTTTAGAACTTATTCGCCATCTTGGTACAGATTTGCatattttgtagcatctcctattGTTACTTTGTGGTATCAAGTAACATTACGTGGTCCTGTTAAGTGTGAAGCACGAGCTTCAGAAAGAAATTAAAATATGTAATCTTAGCATTGAGTTGTGCTACAAGCCCCTACTGAAACTAATTCCATTGCCTTCACATAGCGCAATCAAATTCAGAAAAAAGAAATGTGCTAGGATTACATTTCAACTTCTTTTGCGCACTGATTAAAGAAGGGGAGGAGAACATTAACCTGCAGTGTGTGCAATAAACACACACTAATTAACTTCACTGCTCCAGCAACATACAAAGCGAATTGGATCATGTATCCTCAGATTGCCTTAGATCGAATACAGCGTGACTAATTGCTTTCTTTTTTAAAACGAAAAAAAAATCGGCACAGAAATTCCGCACCAAATTTGCAAGAGAAAAGTGCTCTCGCTAAATTGAAAGCTTAACATGACGGAGATTCAGAGCCCGCAGCACGAACAAAAAGGAAGTGAGAATTTCGCTAGGCGGCAGTCCCGCAGAGCTGGAAGAGGCTCACTCACCAGCGGTAGGATCAGAAGCGGGGGCGGGGGCTATTGGCGCGGCATCTTCGGGCATGGCGGCAATCGCTGCAGGCGGGCAGACGCGCCGGGCGTGGTTGGTTGGGAGGCGGAGGAGTCGAGGAGATCAGGAGAGCAGAGCAGATGGTCACTTCCTCGACTTGCAATCTGTCAAGTAGGGGTGTTTAATTCGGCTTTTTCCTTCAGGTCCGGTCAACGATTTTGGGTTTGGGAAAATTTCGGTTCGGTCTATTTTCAGTTAGGGCACCC
This window of the Triticum aestivum cultivar Chinese Spring chromosome 5D, IWGSC CS RefSeq v2.1, whole genome shotgun sequence genome carries:
- the LOC123120281 gene encoding peptidyl-prolyl cis-trans isomerase FKBP42 isoform X1, which codes for MPEDAAPIAPAPASDPTAGSSDDEITVEDAPFARTELPQDGSAPPVVTTDMEVLHDKVKKQVIKEGHGKIPSKFSTCFVHYRAWVQSSMHKFEDTWQEQHPVEIVIGKEKKQMSGLGIGVGHMKSGERALLHVSWELGYGKEGSFSFPNVPPSADLIYEVELIGFDDAKEGKARSDMTVEERIEAADRRKLEGNDYFKEKKFEEAMQQYEMAVAYMGDDFMFQLFGKYRDMALAVKNPCHLNMAACLIKQKRFDEAIAQCSIVLSEDETNVKALFRRGKARAELGQTESAREDFLKAKKHSPEDKEIMRELRSLAEQDKAMYQKQRELYKGLFGPRPQPKPKAKNFAVLFWQWLVSLVRYLATMFTGKND
- the LOC123120281 gene encoding peptidyl-prolyl cis-trans isomerase FKBP42 isoform X2, with amino-acid sequence MIKLRSKSLKKAMGRYPQNFLRALCITEHGYKALCINLRIPGKNSIQLKLSSEKGCKIQIRTYFEKKQMSGLGIGVGHMKSGERALLHVSWELGYGKEGSFSFPNVPPSADLIYEVELIGFDDAKEGKARSDMTVEERIEAADRRKLEGNDYFKEKKFEEAMQQYEMAVAYMGDDFMFQLFGKYRDMALAVKNPCHLNMAACLIKQKRFDEAIAQCSIVLSEDETNVKALFRRGKARAELGQTESAREDFLKAKKHSPEDKEIMRELRSLAEQDKAMYQKQRELYKGLFGPRPQPKPKAKNFAVLFWQWLVSLVRYLATMFTGKND